Part of the Labrenzia sp. PHM005 genome is shown below.
ACCAGCCAGCGTTAATTGTTCATCCGGCATCAGCCGGCAAAAACACGACAAGCAGGAGCCTCTCATGCGCGCGCAACCGCAAGCCTCCCATTATATTGGCGGCGCCTACTCTGAAAGCCAAAGCGGCACTCCGTTTGAGTCGGTTTATCCGGCAACAGGCGAAGTGATTGCCAAGATCCACCCGGCCGATGAAGCAATTATCGAAGCTGCTATCAAAGCTGCCAAAGAGGGCCAAAAGGCCTGGGCCGCAACTGCGCCTGTAGAACGGGGCCGGGTCCTGCGCCGGGCTGCCGAAATTCTGCGCGAGAAAAACTACGAACTCTCGGTTCTTGAGACGCTCGACACCGGCAAGCCGCTTCAGGAAACATTGATCGCGGACGCAGCTTCCGGCGCGGATTGCCTGGAGTATTACGGCGGCTTGGCGGCAACCCTGACCGGCGAACACATCGATCTTGGTGGCTCATTTGCGTACACCAAGCGCGAACCGCTCGGTATCTGTTTCGGTATTGGCGCCTGGAACTATCCGATCCAGATCGCGTGCTGGAAGGCGGCACCGGCGCTTGTCTGCGGCAACGCGATGATTTTCAAACCGTCTGAGGTGACACCACTCAGCGCGCTGAAGCTGGCGGAGGCCTTGACGGAAGCGGGCCTTCCGGCCGGTGTCTTCAATGTCATTCAAGGCTTTGGCGATGTTGGCGCCAAAATGGTCGCGCATCCGGACATTGCCAAGGTCTCACTGACCGGTTCTGTGCCGACCGGTTCCAAGGTGGCCGCCCTTGCAGGTGAACATCTGAAAAAGACGACCCTGGAATTGGGCGGCAAATCTCCGCTGATCATCTTTGATGATGCGGATATCGAAAACGCAATTTCCGCCGCGATTAATGCGAATTTCTATTCCACTGGCCAGATCTGCTCCAATGGCACGCGTGTTTTTGTACACACCGCCATCAAAGAACAATTCCTGAAGCGGCTTGCAGAACGCACAGCCGATGCGGTTCTCGGCGACCCGCTGGATGAAGCAACCAGCATCGGACCACTCGTCTCCAAGCCGCAGCTCGACAAGGTTCTGTCCTATATGCAGATCGGCCAGGATGAAGGCGCCCGGCTAGTTTGCGGCGGCGGCGCAGCCACTGTCGACAACCTGCCGGATGGCTATTTCGTTCAGCCGACCGTTTTTGCCGACGTCAAGGACGAGATGCGCATCGCTCAGGAAGAGATTTTCGGGCCCGTGCTGAGCGTTCTCGATTTTGAAGATGAAGACGATGTTATTGCCCGCGCCAATGATACCGACTTCGGCCTGGCCGCCGGTGTTTTCACGAAGGACATTCAACGCGCTCACCGTGTGATCGATCAGCTGCAGGCGGGAACCTGCTGGATCAACACCTACAACCTGACGCCGATCGAAATGCCGTTTGGCGGGTACAAGAAGTCAGGTATGGGCCGCGAAAACGGTCATGCCGGGATCGAGTACTACAGTCAGATAAAGAGCATCTACGTGGAAATGGGCGGTGTTGAAGCCGCCTTCTGATCGCTGAAAACAATCTCAGTTCCAGGCTCCCCGGATTATCCAATCCGGGGAGCCTTTTTTATTGAAGGCATCGTTCAATCAATTCATCGATTGATCTTTCAGCAAAGACGCCCAGATTAGGGTCATGACCTTAAAAACCGAACGGATCCATATGAGCCGTCAACCTCTTGATCCCTCCCCGAGAACTTACGCTGCAAATGTGCAACTGCTGGCCCGCTCACAGCGCGGTCCAGCTTGTGCACCTGATGCTCAGACCCTGGAAGACGTCAAAAGCTGGCTGCTCAACGATGCCACAGAGATTGACGACGTCATGCTGATGTTCGAGGAGTTCATGTGGCGGTGCCAGGCGGCCCATTTGGACATTGACCGGTCGACACTTCATATCGGGACGTTGCACCCGCGTGTGATCGGATTTTCCTGGTTCTGGAGTGCACAAGACAGTTTTTGCGATGAACTGGCTGCTGATGCCAACGCGCTTCAGCACGAAGCCTTCACGAAAAATCCCCTCTACAAGGTCATGGCCGAGGGCGAGTTTGTCAAAGTTGACCTGGAAACTGAAGAAGGCCTCAACGCCTTCCCGATCATGCGGGACCTCGCCGAGCAAGGATATACGAATTACGTTGCCATACCGCTGAGCGCCTCAGGCACCATGAACAATGCCATGACGCTGGCGACCACTCGAAAAGGCGGCATATCACCAGAGCAGAAAGAAGAAATCCGATCTTTGATCGAGCTGTTCGCCCTGCATGTAGAACGCCACATCGTAAAACGGATCGCCCGGAACGTTGCTGATACCTATCTCGGCCCGATCGCCGGTCAACGTGTGCTTGATGGCGAAATCAAACGCGGCGACGGCGAGGCTATTGATGCCGTTGTCTTCATGAGCGATATGCGCGGCTTCACCGGTCTTGCTGACCGATTAAGCGGAGCAGAAGTCACGGCCATCCTCAACGCCTATTTTGACCGGGTCTCAACGGCTGTTCTGAACCACGGAGGCGACATCTTAAAATTTATGGGCGACGGTGTCCTGGCTGTGTTTGATCAAAAGACACTTGGCCGGCAAGCTGCAGCGGATGCCGCGGTGAATGCTGCCCGTGCAGTCCTGTCGTCCATTGACGAGTTAAATGATGCTCCTTCCGATACTCTGCCTGATCCAGCTCTTTGGCACCCGCTTAAGATCGGCATCGGATTGCATATGGGTGAAGTATTTTTTGGCAACGTTGGGGGAGAAGAACGCCTTGATTTCACGGTGATTGGCCGTGCAGTTAATGAGACCAGCCGGGTGGAGGCGCTTTGCAAGCCGCTCGGCCAGACATTGCTGCTGACCGAGCCAGTCCGTTCTGCTTTGCCGGACGGCTTGAAGTCCGGCCTGGATCCTATGGGAGACCATGTCTTGCGCGGAGTTGGCAATCCGGTTGCCATTTTTTCCGCGTAATCATCTCCGTCAGGCGCGAAATAGGAACAGCCAGTTTATTTGGTCAGAATCAATTTGCCCTGTTTTGTGATCGACAGCCGGTAGGTGTCGTCGTTGTGCAGGATGTGAATCTCCCGCGTCCCGCTGAACAAATCGTCCGATTTGAGCTCGGGTTTTCCGGCAACTGATGGGGCCTTGAAGTATGCTGGGCGTGCATTGGATACAGTGAGAGACAGTCGTTGCTTACGGCTGTTCGTCGAAGGTGTCATGGCTTCAATCCATCTCTTGATATACGGGGTTTCCCCGAGGCGGAGAACAAGCTAACGGCTTGTTCTATAGAATGTTTCTAAGGTGAGTAATTTACTCAACTTTATACTTGACACTCATACTCATGTTTTCCTATTAAAGCAATGCCTGATCGGAAAGGAACTGGAAATCGCGTCCTCTGGTTCTTGGAAGACAGGCCCCTTGTTTCGGCAAGGTGCCAAATGCCGGCAAGCCAACCGCCCTCTCCTCTCCCTCAGCGGTCAGCCAGCTCGGCCTTTGTTCGATTGGAAAATCCAAAAGAACAAACAAATAAAGCCGCCCAGAGGGCGGCTTTATTTGTTTCAGATCCGGATATTCAGATCAGGCGTTGGCAGCAACCGGTTGTTCGCCCGGGTCAATATTGAGGAGCGTGCGCATACCAAACCGGTCTTCTGACAAGTCTGCGATGGACCTGCCATCTAGGACTTCCATGAAGGCTTCCAAAGCCTCATGCAGCAATCCGTTGAAACCGCACGACATGATCAAGGGACAATCCTTACTTCCTGAATCAAAACACTCAGCCAGCAAGAAACTGCCTTCAGCGGCGCGAACCACTTCACCAACCGAAATCTGTTCGGCTGGGCGCGCCAGCATGACACCGCCGTTGCGGCCTCTGATGGTTTTGATCAGATTAGCATCGACCAAAACCTTCATGATCTTGAAAAGATGGGTTTCAGACATCTCGAAGCTGGCTGCGATTTCCGCAACCCGGCTCGGCTTGTCTGGATTGACCGCGCAATACATCAGGGCGCGGACAGCATAATTGGTCTGTTGAGTTAAGCGCATGGCATAGATATGCGGGTGCCGGCTAAAAAGGTCAATCATAAATTTGGAGTATTTTGACCAAGTTTTGTGGCAACCAAACCCAAAAACCTATGTTCGACCTCAATCAATCATCACAGGATTGCCGAGTCTCACGCCTCTGTCGGCAGATTGTCTTTCAGAAAGATATCGATACCGATGCGCTCTTGATCATCAATTATGGGCACTCCATCACAAAGTGCTTTCAAGATTCGAATGGCGCTGCGGATTTCATGCCCAGGGTCCTGCGCAATGACAGCATCCATGATTTCAGATTGAAGCGCTTGCCGTGTGTAAGGGGTCAATTCGTGGCCGACAAAAACGATATCCTTTGCGCGTCCACTTTCCGTCAGCGCCGAAATCGCCCCCCGGTTGCCCGCCCCGATGTTGTAAACGCCCGCCAAGTCCGGATGTTCGGCCAGAAGTTTGCGGATCAGATCTTCATTCCGTTCATTGTCGTCCCGGCCCTCGCGGACCTTTAATAGCTGCAAATGCGGATATTCCGTCTCAATTACTTCACGCAGGCCTGCAAACCGGTCAGCATGATCGCGCAAGCCGAGCGATCCGGCGATCAAACCAATCTTGGCCGGATGTTTGGGCAAAAACCGTCCAAGAAGTCGCCCGGCGGTGCGGCCCGCGGCCATATTGTCGATACCGACAAAATGCTGCCGTTCTGAGACTGGATGATCGGAGACAAGGGTGACCACCGGCACACCTCTGTCCTGCAGCCGGTCAATAGCCGCCCGTACTTCCGGAAAGGCCGGCGCAACCACAGCGACACCGTCACAGACCGACTTGTCCAAAATCGCAAGCGTTCCAGTCACACGATGACCGTCGAAGGCATCTATCGGCTCGACATGCACTTGCATGCGGGCGCCGCTCATGGAAACCGCATGCGCCTTCGCTTCACGGGTCAGGTCTTCCATGAAGGCATTAGGACCATTTGGAATGAGGAAATGCAGCCGGTAAGCGCTTTTTTTGGCAAGACCTGCGGCAAAAACATCCGGCTGATAATTCAAGCTTTCAACTGCTTGCCGGACCTTTTCGATAGTCGCTTTGCGCACACCTGGCCGTGTGTTCAAAACCCGGTCCACCGTCGCCAGACTGACGCCGGCAGCTTCGGCCACATCATGAATGGTCACACGCTTCAAAACCGCCTCCCTTTGCCGGCACTATACCAGCAAATGAGGCACGGTCATCAAAAATGCTGCAATGCAGTATTATTTGCTATGTGAGCTCTTTCGGGAGTTAAACGACCTGTCCGGCTGCATGACCAGACGACCAGGCCCACTGGAAGTTAAAGCCGCCGAGATGGCCGGTGACGTCCATCACTTCGCCAATGAAATACAGCCCTGGAACCTTGTTGCTTTCCATCGTCTTGGAGGAGAGTTCCTTGGTGTTGACACCGCCCAGTGTGACCTCCGCCGTCCGGTAGCCTTCGGTACCAACCGGTATCAGCTGCCAGCGGTTGAGCTGCTCTGCGCACCCGCGCAGAACCTTGTCGGAAAGGTCAGCCATCCGGCCTTTCATCTGGAAGGCTTGCGACAGTTCTTCGGCCAAGCGCTTCGGCAGGATCTGAGTTAGCCCCGTTTTCAAGTCCTGTTTTGGCGTGTCCAAACGGGCTTGTTTTAGAACCCCAAAAACATCCACGCCCGGTGCCAGATTGACTGAAACCGGCTTACCTTCTTCCCAATAGGAGGAGATCTGCAGGATAGATGGCCCGGACAGGCCGCGGTGAGTAAATAACAATCCTTCCCGGAAAGCGGTTTTTTTGAAACTCACTTCCGCATCGACAGAGACGCCCGAGAGCCGTGCACACAGATCCTTGTTGGCATCGGAAAAGGTCAGCGGCACCAGCGCGGCACGGGGTGCAATTACGTCGTGGCCAAATTGTTTGGCAAGCTCATAGCCAAATCCAGTTGCGCCCATTTTCGGAATGGACGGACCGCCTGTGGCCACGACCAAAGACGAGGCGCGCAACGGTCCTTTGGATGTTGCGATCGAGAACTTGTCGTCCGGCTTGCTTACCGCTGTGATCGACGTCTCCAGCTGCAAGGCCCCTCCGGCCACTTCCAGTTCCGAAAGCAACATCTGGATGATGTCTTTCGCCGAAGTGTCGCAAAACAGTTGGCCCAGTGTTTTTTCGTGCCAGGCGATGCGATGCTTTTCGACGAGATTGAGAAAATCCTGCTGCGTGTAGCGTTTCAAAGCAGACACGCAGAAGCGTGGATTCTGGGACAAAAAATTTGTTGGTGTGCAGTGAAGGTTGGTGAAATTGCATCGCCCGCCACCGGAAATTCGAATCTTCTCCGCCGGACGTTTGGCATGGTCGATGACCAAAACCTTGCGGCCGCGTTTGGCTGCTTCAATGCCACACATCAAACCAGCAGCCCCGCCGCCGAGTACTAGTATATCCAGATCACGCATGGCCGCGCTTATACAGGCTTTCAGGCTTGGCACCAGAGTGCAAAAAGAAAACCGGCGGTTCTTTCGAACCGCCGGTCTCAAATAATCTCGCTAAGAAAGCGAAAGATTACTTCATTTCAGAGACAACTTCGAAGCCGTCAGCGCCGACTTCAAACAGGGCGTAAGTGCCCGGAACGTCACCTTTG
Proteins encoded:
- a CDS encoding Rrf2 family transcriptional regulator is translated as MRLTQQTNYAVRALMYCAVNPDKPSRVAEIAASFEMSETHLFKIMKVLVDANLIKTIRGRNGGVMLARPAEQISVGEVVRAAEGSFLLAECFDSGSKDCPLIMSCGFNGLLHEALEAFMEVLDGRSIADLSEDRFGMRTLLNIDPGEQPVAANA
- a CDS encoding NAD(P)/FAD-dependent oxidoreductase; amino-acid sequence: MRDLDILVLGGGAAGLMCGIEAAKRGRKVLVIDHAKRPAEKIRISGGGRCNFTNLHCTPTNFLSQNPRFCVSALKRYTQQDFLNLVEKHRIAWHEKTLGQLFCDTSAKDIIQMLLSELEVAGGALQLETSITAVSKPDDKFSIATSKGPLRASSLVVATGGPSIPKMGATGFGYELAKQFGHDVIAPRAALVPLTFSDANKDLCARLSGVSVDAEVSFKKTAFREGLLFTHRGLSGPSILQISSYWEEGKPVSVNLAPGVDVFGVLKQARLDTPKQDLKTGLTQILPKRLAEELSQAFQMKGRMADLSDKVLRGCAEQLNRWQLIPVGTEGYRTAEVTLGGVNTKELSSKTMESNKVPGLYFIGEVMDVTGHLGGFNFQWAWSSGHAAGQVV
- the hemP gene encoding hemin uptake protein HemP, whose translation is MTPSTNSRKQRLSLTVSNARPAYFKAPSVAGKPELKSDDLFSGTREIHILHNDDTYRLSITKQGKLILTK
- a CDS encoding adenylate/guanylate cyclase domain-containing protein; protein product: MTLKTERIHMSRQPLDPSPRTYAANVQLLARSQRGPACAPDAQTLEDVKSWLLNDATEIDDVMLMFEEFMWRCQAAHLDIDRSTLHIGTLHPRVIGFSWFWSAQDSFCDELAADANALQHEAFTKNPLYKVMAEGEFVKVDLETEEGLNAFPIMRDLAEQGYTNYVAIPLSASGTMNNAMTLATTRKGGISPEQKEEIRSLIELFALHVERHIVKRIARNVADTYLGPIAGQRVLDGEIKRGDGEAIDAVVFMSDMRGFTGLADRLSGAEVTAILNAYFDRVSTAVLNHGGDILKFMGDGVLAVFDQKTLGRQAAADAAVNAARAVLSSIDELNDAPSDTLPDPALWHPLKIGIGLHMGEVFFGNVGGEERLDFTVIGRAVNETSRVEALCKPLGQTLLLTEPVRSALPDGLKSGLDPMGDHVLRGVGNPVAIFSA
- the betB gene encoding betaine-aldehyde dehydrogenase, producing MRAQPQASHYIGGAYSESQSGTPFESVYPATGEVIAKIHPADEAIIEAAIKAAKEGQKAWAATAPVERGRVLRRAAEILREKNYELSVLETLDTGKPLQETLIADAASGADCLEYYGGLAATLTGEHIDLGGSFAYTKREPLGICFGIGAWNYPIQIACWKAAPALVCGNAMIFKPSEVTPLSALKLAEALTEAGLPAGVFNVIQGFGDVGAKMVAHPDIAKVSLTGSVPTGSKVAALAGEHLKKTTLELGGKSPLIIFDDADIENAISAAINANFYSTGQICSNGTRVFVHTAIKEQFLKRLAERTADAVLGDPLDEATSIGPLVSKPQLDKVLSYMQIGQDEGARLVCGGGAATVDNLPDGYFVQPTVFADVKDEMRIAQEEIFGPVLSVLDFEDEDDVIARANDTDFGLAAGVFTKDIQRAHRVIDQLQAGTCWINTYNLTPIEMPFGGYKKSGMGRENGHAGIEYYSQIKSIYVEMGGVEAAF
- a CDS encoding LacI family DNA-binding transcriptional regulator; translated protein: MKRVTIHDVAEAAGVSLATVDRVLNTRPGVRKATIEKVRQAVESLNYQPDVFAAGLAKKSAYRLHFLIPNGPNAFMEDLTREAKAHAVSMSGARMQVHVEPIDAFDGHRVTGTLAILDKSVCDGVAVVAPAFPEVRAAIDRLQDRGVPVVTLVSDHPVSERQHFVGIDNMAAGRTAGRLLGRFLPKHPAKIGLIAGSLGLRDHADRFAGLREVIETEYPHLQLLKVREGRDDNERNEDLIRKLLAEHPDLAGVYNIGAGNRGAISALTESGRAKDIVFVGHELTPYTRQALQSEIMDAVIAQDPGHEIRSAIRILKALCDGVPIIDDQERIGIDIFLKDNLPTEA